The following nucleotide sequence is from Nothobranchius furzeri strain GRZ-AD chromosome 11, NfurGRZ-RIMD1, whole genome shotgun sequence.
catccttatgttcgaacatggtgttcgttatggccaaactgcggcttgcacagaagtccaataacaaaacaccgctcgagttctgatcaggtgggccgttcctcccaatcacacccctccaggtcaagctgtcattgcccacgtgagcattgaagtcccccagcaggacaatggagtcccctgatggagcactatctagcactcgtcccagggactccaaaaagggtgggtactctgaactgatatttggcccatacgcacaaacaacagtcaggacccgttccccgacccgaaggcgcaaggaagctaccctcttgtcccccggggtaaaccccaacacacaggcagagagtctcggggctaacaaaaagccaaccccagccctccgcctctcacccggagcaactccagcaaagtagagtgtccaacccctctccaggtctcgggttccagagccaatgcaatgtgtcgaggtgagtccgactatatctagccggtaccgctcaacctctgccacaagctccggctccttccccgccagcgaggtgacgttccatgtcccaaaaactagtttccttgtccggggattggaccgccaaggctcccgccttggtctgccacccgattcacattgcaccggacccttcatgttcctcctgcgggtggtgggtccacagttggacgagcccatgtatccggttcgggctgggttaACTTAAAACATGCCAAAAGAAACCATGTAAACTAAGGAGTAAAGAAGTAGACATTAAAAGGATGTTTTCTCTGTTAAGGTCATAGTTAAATCATTTATTGAATAAATGTAAAAGTATGTATAGTACAAAAGAGAAGCTTAACTTTAATTATTCTGCCGTGCATACACCTGGCCAGCCAGGGTTTATTACAACACATATATGAACAGAAGCTCAAAAATGcagcaaacaataaaaacatgttATGTACAATTTTTACAACTGACAATAAGGTTGATTAGATCTTCCTACCAAAAACACAAATACAAGTAATTGCATGCAGGAATTTTAACATTTCTAAAcgtatgaaaacaaaacaaagacgaGTCACAAATTCAATATTATGTACAATGATAAAATGTACAAAAATATACAATAGGCATTTACCTCTGTTTACTAAAAGGAAATTATGTAGAGGTGGATTATTACATGCAGCTCTTCTGCTGTTACACCGGTGATGAGATCTTTAAATTGTTATCTGATGCAAGATTTGCTTTAATGGGAAATTTTAAATCCTCTTTTTAGTTTTATAAACAAATGAATATCTGAACAGTAAAGAGAACTGTTCAAAATTATTTTTACACTGTACAACTAACAGCCTGGTTGAACTAAAGAAGACTATAATGCTGTAGCGTGTTATAATTAATGATCTTTGGTTGCAGCTGTTCTAAACTGACCTATATTTGTGTCGGTTATGAGAATGATGTAAGGACATCTTGAATTACTCTGTAAAAAGATGTAATATCAGTCTTTTAACCACTAAGAGCTGAAATTATAGGTTGGATTGGTGTTAActtaatatataaatatataaatattttatttaaatgtaagtGTTTAAAGATGTGATGTAATGAAATAATGTCAGCCAAAGATGCACGGCAGGCCCAAGGGTATGGTAAATTAAAAAAGTTCAGAGCAACAGACACGAAAGGCCATAATTCACCAGATATGCTTTGCCAAGCTGGAGAGTAAGTTACTGACCTAATTAAATTTTAAGTTTCAGTTGGAAAAGCCGATTCATTTATTGTAGCATAATTGTAGGTTCTACATCAAAATGGGTGGGCTTGTTGGATGTGAGGCGGCCATGTTTGAAGGTACTTTGTCTTCGGAAGGCACTTTTTCAGATGACTGCAAACACTTTGAAGGCTTTTCCTCCCGTGGGGTTTGGTATGCTGAAAGAAGGGCAAATGTAAATTAATATATTTGTAAACTGTCTTGACTTTAATCAACACTCATACTTTACCTCTCTGATGAAACACCATTCTGGTGACTTCCGCTGTATTGCTGTCTTTTGTCCACTGGCATCACATCAAGGTATCCTCCTGACTCATTCTGGATCACTCCTGCATGGATAGCTGCTTTACAGATACTGGATTTCTGAAGGGAAAGAGTCAGAGCAGTGAAATATAATCTTCTGCAACATAATAACAGGAAAATCCAAACTGTTCATATGAAAGCCACAGTTCCAACCTAGATACTCTTCAAGTGGCTTTTCTCAAAGCACTGATCTATAACAGGTAATCTGGTTGAGCAGCTAgataaaaaaatgtcctcacgCAAGACTTTTACTTTGTAACTATTCAAAAATATTCCTGCAGTCAATATGAGACTTTTTATGCTAACACTCACGTCTGAATAGTAGTTTGTCCCAAAGACTCGAGCTTGACCGTCATGCAAACAGCTTCTGGGGCAATACAGTCTGGGAAGGAAATCTCAGGTTACAACTAAtaagtaaatatttatttttacttttaattgAACACATACAAACTTTTAAAGTCTCTTAATTTTTTATCATTTGTCtgcaatgatttttttaaatgcattaaTTATATATTTTGATGAATTAGATTTCTAGGCAGTGGGATCCTACTGGAGGAGCTAGTTATTGGGGAGAAGGCTTTCTGAGTGTCATTGCCCATACACACACTCAGATAAGCAGAAGGTGGTGAAATATTTCAGTTAAATACTATTTTATCTACAATTACGAAGACATTGAGCCCCTCACTCTAGCTTGTTTCCACCTCCAACCTTTCCCTTATCTATGATCAGTTCACCTGTGTCTACCTAATTTTCTAAATTAAATTGTAATTTATAGTATATTCTTTGTAATTCTATTGTTTAAATGATCTTATTCTTATTTTTGTGTAcgttttatcatgttttgtgaggtgaccttggATTTTGAAAGGGGCCtataaattaaatgcattatcatcattattattattataatcctGGTTTTTCTTCTACTTTTGATTCCAACCAGCAAGCAAAAATGAAGACTCCCATCTGTTTGGGATTATAGTGGAAAACTAGCTTTGCACAGTCAAAGGGAAGCAATTTGTCAGTCTCAGCTGTCTTTCCTCACAGAACACCTCTACAGCAGATCATTTAGAAATTGTGACTGAACCATCTGGAGAAATGCACTGTCAGAAATTCAGACACACGTCTTTTAACAAAATGAAACGAAAACTAATTGGAATGAAATGCAAGAATTCTAAACCAGGAGTATCAGTGTTGCTGACAGAGACTGTATGGACTGCCAGTCCAGATGTTACCTGGGACAATGTCGAACTGGCTTCTTGAAAGGACAGAAAAGTGACACTGTGGTATCACATCGTACTGCCTTGACTTAGAAACAAAGCAGGCAAATCACATCAAATTAGAACCATGCTGTTATAATTACACAGGCAAAGCAAAGCATGTTTCTTACCAGGAACGGACTTGACCTTAAATGAGTTTGCACTTCTGTTTTTCCTTTGAAGAGAAATGAAATCTATAGGAATGACCGACCATCTCCAACAGTAAATATTACCCACTACATCACAGATCCATATGTTTAATAACAACATTTGATTCTTACCCAAAAGACTGAACTCCATTCTTGTACGATTTGGTAAAATATTGTTTCCTACCCAGTCGGGTTACATCCAACCATCCTCCATCATTGTCAATGACCCCAGCGTGTAGTGCAGCACCACACACACTTGATTGCTGATGTAAAAGTCAAAACAGCAGtcatttttataaaatataaatgtaAATGAGGCTAATACACAAAGCAGCTTTTGCAAATCATCTGTTACCATATCATAGTAGTCAGTCCCAACTACTCGTCCAGGCCTCTCCAGACAACCAGGGGGACATTCATATCTGCAGATGAACACCACAGTGAGGTGACCAGTAGAGTGGTGTATTATTGTAATAAGCGCATGCTGTTGTTGATGCTGTTATCCTTTCAGGCTACCTGTTACAGGTCGTTCCTTTGCACCGGTCCCTCAGCTTGGTTTCACATTCAACCTGTTGGGCTTGTGTTACAACATACTGAGTCATTGTTAAGTCAAACATATTTTACGCaattctgaacgtttcaggagggATACTGAGTCCTTACACATCTGATCTGTGCTGGTAACCTGGTTTCTTTCACCGTTGTCGTTAGATGATGGGTTTGGTGCCTGGGCCCTTGATTGGGGTTCCCTGTCCCTCACTGGCTCTGGGTCCGGTTCGATGTAGTTGGTCTCCTCTATCTCAGGAGCGGGACGCCAGTCCATGCCCCCGTCTAAAATGATACTAGAGTTTAAAACGTTCTCAGTTTAAATTTACAAACATGAACTAATTTTTACCAATACCTTTGTAACACAGATTGTTCCTGCAGCCACCAGCGTAACTTGCTGGACAGGCGGAACATGGTGAACCATATTTGTACGGAGCATGACCCCACCAGTTTCCCCTGAGAAAACAAAAACACCTTTAGTTGTGACTGAAACAGCCAAGATCCAGAATTGATTTTCGCGTTACCAGAAACTCACGGTGGAGAGTAGTTACAGACCAGATACACGGCTTTGGCCCAGATCATCCCCCAGACATTCATGTTATAACATATATTGATGGCACAACCAATACGATTACTAGTTGCCCACACCAGCTGAAAACAAACATTGGTTTACTTAAAGCATGTACAGTAACTGATATTTTAAGTTTTATGGTACAGATATGTTTTTTATTGTTCATTAGTTTAGTTGTTAGTATCAGATACAATAGTAATTTTAAAGAAATAAAGTCAATATAACAAATGCCGTAAATACATAAGCCTTTAAATTGTGTTTAGGACTACGTCTGACCTGTGTATTTCTATCGTTATTAAATATCTGGTTGTACCTCCAGAAACAATCACTTTAACAAGGCCGTGTTGTTTAGCAGTTCTATATTAATATATCTTTATCAGGATTATTAGTTGGAGTAACATGAAAGCATTTACCTGAGTGTAGTGAGTACAAACAGGTCCTGAACACCTGAATGGACAGTGTGGGTTACACTCCTGAGAGTATGGATAACTGTAGTACCTCACCTCATCGTACCAGGCCTGGACATGGTAGGTGGGTGGTCTGTCCCTAAAGAAAGAGGTCCATGGTTTTACATGTCCTTTTGCAAATAATACCATACTCATCTCTTTGATTAATTAGTGAAAATTCTTAATACACTGCCCAGCCCCCAAAAATCCACCACCtggatttaaagtgacagtgtgcatgttccctggcaatagggggcagtacatacctaaatcattgcaagcaagcgttATTTTTATGTTAGATTAAGACCTTAACAACGGGTGGCCATAAGGGTCAAAATTCCTGCGAGCGAAATTTTTGAATGAGTACTTCATTAGATCGTTCAACCTCTAGCAAAATGATTAGTGCATCAGACTCCCGTTCATCACTGGCAGTGAGCGAAGAGGTAACTGTTTATGAATGGCAATAGTGTTGTatctgcttgttacaaatcagtaaatgtgttttgtcctcacaggctcacatagaaggaaacattgcatctaatatggcgtcgcccagagacttactgtagacccgctcccgtgtattttaaACCTGATTTTAATGGCTATATGTTAGAaagtcaccaatatttttcaacaaatgggcatcatttaattcattttcaacaaagtTTCGATTGATATTTTGAGAAATAAATGGTAAAATCTAACTATCGTCTATTTTAATAACTGAATAGGTTGGAGCCTCTTATTGGATAATtattactgcatgggcgattatctttcagctgaaaccaagttatttaaccccaactggtgcaatgagctgtgtctcatttcttcaacaaTCATGTGGAAAGACATCTGGTGGTTGTAGAaaagatcattggcatgcatcaagcagagaaaacagctAAGGAAAatgcagaaacaactaaaactggtctgatgagtccagatggaccctgttccagagtgatggtgcatcagggtaagaagagaggcagaggaagtgatgcacccatcatgcctagtgcctatctGTGGTGGCAGTGCTATTATTTGGGGTtgttgcagttggtcaggtctaggtccaGCAACAAGATGTGcttcaagaatgaggtcagctgactacctgaatatgctgaatgaccaggttagggttagggatgcGCTGGAGGaggctttgtgcagtggtcagcctttttttttttggcgcCAGGCAGTGTTTGTTCACTGAAAGTGACTTTTTGAAGACAAATCTTGCATACATGCTTGTGAAcaaccttatttatttatttatttatttatttatttatttttaccgtgtcctgtctggctgtgaagcaagcagaattgatgtctgaatgctggtaacaagctttacagatttactctcaggtggagcatcaaagcgtctgcttaaaatgtcacgcctgatacttaaaactttattgttattgtttttgaatgctttgtaattccgaccagacacggagacagaggtgaaagagaaaggaaaagaaaaggtggggagagaggaggaggaggggggggggtgtccacaaaaataaacaataatgaacaagagtgtcaagttgatgaagaaatatataatcagcattgcttaactgaagaatcacgataatacatcacagtgcattaagtgcccaccatagtcttaagacctgtgtttaacgtgcccaagcccatacttttgagagcaccatgtgagcacctgtgtgtgtacacgcgcttgtttatgtaaggtttctctataggagcgcccaacagagagtgtgagggaccacagatccgccccaccaaagatgtgcaggagacgggggaagctccaagtcccagagatccaggcgctgccccagaacacaggaaccccaaggagactgcaaccagaaaggccccccgccccccttTTGAACAACCTTAATAACCAGCTGCAGATGAATACCAACAAGTTTAATTTAGAAAGCTATTGTTTAAATTATACTGTAAATGAGCAAATTCAGACACCAACAACAGAACAATTTTCTAATGGCTGCATCTGAGCAAAGCATGCTCCAAGCAGTAAGAATACCAAGAGGAAATATGTTCCTGCCAAGATTGGGAATTGCAAATTATTAACAGTAACAACAGTTATTAACTAGATCATTGTTCTGCTGACTTGTGTGTTAACATGATTTATTATATCTTGAATAATGGTGCAATGGATAAAAAATGTAACGGTACAGATCGGATCACAGTTTTGAGTCACGGATTGGATTATTTTTCGGATGAGTAGAAAAAATAGATAAAGAAAAGACAAATAGCTTTGCTCTCTCTTGATGTTGCAGAACACAACATGTTCTTTCCACGTGTCCTGCTTTCACTCACTTCCTCACATTTCTGAAGCATTGTTTAGTTTTCTTTCCACCTCTTTTACAGATTTGGATCTGTTTGTATCATCACTGTATTTTACAGGAACACCAAAATGCTTCAATACATCCAACTTAAACAAGGCAGGTGGATTTTCAAACTCCATGACCCCCGCTGGACTTTACTCGTTTAGACTAAACAGGTGGCGCCTAAGCCCTCCACGCAGACCATGCGCTTGTCGAACCGTAGAGAGACATCCGTGTGGATCACGGATCAATGATGATCCGTCGTACCCCTAATCTTAATGAAAACTTAATAGcactaatgcacctttaaattgaGAATAAGTCCTCTAATCTTGGTACTAGTGCTTGTTAAACAGTGTAAATATATCACTTTATCGATAACGACCTCAACCAAAACATAAATAAGCAAGTAAAAATTACGTACCTGCCCCAGTGGGCTCCTAGGTTCTGGCCTATTTGTGTCAACATGTGGCTCGGTCCATGTTCCCATCGGCAGGTATGTGCCCAGTGTTCTGCACTCCTCTCTAATTCATAATCCCAAACctgaggaaaacacacacacacacacacacatacagagagagggagagagagagagagagagagagagagagaatcacaAACAGTCAGGAAAATgggttaaaatgtttttattgttaCATCTGGCAACATCAGCTCAGTATTTGCGTGTAAACCTACCATAGttgtttgtgactttagaaagaaaGAATGAAGAAAAGAAATCTTTTAtattgcgcctctcaagataaaaatcaggaggcGCCTCACACAAAAAACATTTTTGAGTATGACATTTCTTTTACCAATTGTTTAAAATTTTGtttgaaatgagaaaaaaacaactaaaaattGTGAATTGAAAAAacttaaggaaagggagagagaaaattaacAGGAAAGTTAGaacaagagcagaataaggaaagggtggtgacgatggtcacacaaaagccagcttgaacagatgagttttcagctgatttttaaaggagaccactgagtccactgatctcagggtcagggagagaggtccagagtctggcggccacagcagcaaatgatctgtcagccACTCAGCTCTGTTAGCTACTCAGAACTTCAGGAAACGAAACCTAACTAACACGAATTCTTCTGAAAGCAGCTCAGCAGAGATCAAACCCACTCGAGACAAGGTGACTCAAAAAGATGAACCTGCTCTGCTTCAAAGCCTAGTAGCTGCTGTGTACGCGTGTCTTGGGGAAATTCGACACAGTATAGTGAGAGTTGGGCCTCTCCTTTCAAACACACGTACTtatgcgtgcgcgcgcgcacacacacacacacacacacacatacagacacttaCATGAGAGACCACTAGATCAACTGGCAGCTTTGTGCTACTATTCAGTTGGGTTGTTCCAGAGCTTGTTTCCAGTAAGTTCTTATCTCAAGAAGTTATCTAAAGAGGGTTTAAAAAAGAAGGAACACAACAGAAAGGCTCTGTTTAGAAGGTTAGATGCCATCTTTGTTATAAGAACCTAATAAAAATACCTGAaaacacttcacacacacacacacatcttgatTTGAACAAAGTGGAAAGCAAAGCTGTGTGCATAGGGCATTTTAAATGTTGCAGCAAAATTACTGTACGGGAGAGCGAAGAATGGTAACAGTGTGCTCTGTGGTCAGCTGTATTGTGGCTATCTTACATCACACTAATTGGATAATGCTGAAGCACGGACCACCGTAATGTTTTCCGTGTGTTCTGCGTACGGTTAACATACTGCTGCCTGCTCAGAGTGTGATTTACAACTTATTAAGGTTTTTGTAGCTTTAACATTAACAAACCGAAAGAACACTGAATAGTTTGTACGCTGCAAAAGAATTTCCGCTTCTACCATTTGCATCATTTAGTTGTGTTTTTGCCTTTCCTTTGCAAAGATATGATAGCATTGTGTTTTCATTGTGCAAAACATCATGATAAACACTTATAGCACTAATTCTTTAACAACAGCCATGGCACGCATTCTTTGCCGGTCTTCTCATGGTTGCAGAAAAAGGGAATTAAAAACAGAGGCTCAAATTTACCAAACTTTTAACTGTTGAATGCACTTATTAGTGTCACAGTCAAGTGATTTGTGTCGTTGCTGCATCTGCATAGAAATTGTTGCAAATGTTgtaatatcacatttttgttatcTTCCATTTACAAAATACTTTAGAATTATGAAACTTTACTGTCCCACTCTTCAGCAgcactttattttttattcattaaagTTCACTTGTTAAagctgctggggacaataaccataaacTTGTGAGTGGCTTGAAGATTGCTGgggacagttattattattattattatgaatatgTTTATTTAACTATTAATGTTTAATTACAATATGCACTGTAGTTTAATGACAAACTGGCAAACTACTGAATACACAGAGACCTCTTAACCTCTGCGCCACCGTCGCACTTACAGGCAGATTCAGAAAAATACCCATAAAAGGTTAGACTTACGAGGGAGCTGAGGGTAGACTGGCTCCCCTAAAAGGGTGATGGGCTCCCCTTAAAAGTCCTTCACTTACACACCAAGTGGGAGCCCCAAAACGATcttgtttctacctatattacattatttatatgaACTCTCAGCGTACCAgggattcttttgagcggagaggacgGAGAAGTCCGATTATTCATGCGCTCCACAGGCAGCTGCATCCTGCACACGGCTACGGTAACATTCACAAAGTGCAGGTGCCACCAAAAAGATATAATCAGCGCACGATCGTTCACGTCCACTCACCCTCTGgtactttttgttttttgttcatgCCTGACGTGCTCCACTGCTGCGCGGTGTGCATGCTGCTATTTTAGCCGTCggaagatccctttgatctgcttagtttaAAATAAATAATCAGGTGAAAAATTAGGAAACTAGGCAGTGTTTATTCTGGAGGATCGAGAGATGCTAGCCTAGAATTTAGATCGTCATTTGCTGAAACAAAATTGACAGTCTAGCAACGCCCCATTGGAGCTTCACAGCTCCGGCCAGTACTGTGGCTGACCAATCGCAACGCGTTTATATATAAATCGATGTAttactttatatatttttttgttttatgttcTATGATGTAGTGgctgactgccccattgactgacagtCCAATCCCAGCGCTCtactggtgggtgggatgttactgatGCAAAGATGGGgacggctcatttgaaacggcttctactaactgagacgttctctgctgtttcctggatgctacaaACAACAAGAGCCTTCCCCGTGAGCCAAGATGTGAgagttcatgaatgctaattttctatGTAGGATGTAGATATAAAACTCAAACTGATCGattgcattaaaaaaaacaatctaAAAATAatgagtttctcagtgaacttgctctttaactagaaATAAGAAATCAATGTCAGGCTTGGAAAGAGCAAAGTCCATCTATCACAGATTTTGAAGAGGAGTGATTTTCCTTCTTCAGCAGTTAATAGAAGTCCATGTTTAGATTGTGTCACATAACAACCCTTTTGTTCCTGTAAACCTTTAAACTCTGATCTGTGCTCGTGTGAACATTAGGCTGCTGTGAAGCTCCTCAATTTTGCTATTTTATGCTTTAATACTCGTCAATATTAAGTTCTCTTTTCTTTCCCGTTTGTTCTTTCTGGTTTAAACTCTCAGCTCTCCAAAACTCAGAAACATAAACTTAACCTTCAGTAGAGCCAGCTCCTCACCTGCACAGCTCAGACATTAAGCTCAGAATTATTTCCCCCTTCTTTCTATCTATTTGGGGTTAGGAGTGGGATTAATCTTTCTAAAACGTAAAACTTTGGAAAAGGTCAGCCTTACTGACCAATCAGTTTGCATTCCATCACATATTAAGTTTCCAAAATACAGATCTGCCTCCAGCCCATACCAGACCACCTGAGCTAAATGTCAGACATGCATTATGAGTCCCACAGGCAGATTTAGTTTTGCATTTCACTGTAGTCCTCTAAAAATCCTAAAGAAACATTTGAAGTTGTTGGTATTTCTTAAAATTGTGCTTTAAGATTGGGTTTAATCTGAGCAGCTTTTGCACAAAagtcattaaccctttgatgcataatggtcactacagtggacaggtactcaaaattgttatttatttgtttttgctattaagcacagctgttgaa
It contains:
- the LOC107384199 gene encoding cysteine-rich secretory protein LCCL domain-containing 1, which translates into the protein MRRSRPFPDWLPAVGLVLCLVQSALATALTNSSRLESILDKYRHQDEKWWKARSRGRRAISEGDKHLILEMHNKLRGQVYPPASNMEHMVWDYELERSAEHWAHTCRWEHGPSHMLTQIGQNLGAHWGRDRPPTYHVQAWYDEVRYYSYPYSQECNPHCPFRCSGPVCTHYTQLVWATSNRIGCAINICYNMNVWGMIWAKAVYLVCNYSPPGNWWGHAPYKYGSPCSACPASYAGGCRNNLCYKDGGMDWRPAPEIEETNYIEPDPEPVRDREPQSRAQAPNPSSNDNGERNQVTSTDQMSQQVECETKLRDRCKGTTCNRYECPPGCLERPGRVVGTDYYDMQSSVCGAALHAGVIDNDGGWLDVTRLGRKQYFTKSYKNGVQSFGKNRSANSFKVKSVPVKAVRCDTTVSLFCPFKKPVRHCPRLYCPRSCLHDGQARVFGTNYYSDKSSICKAAIHAGVIQNESGGYLDVMPVDKRQQYSGSHQNGVSSESIPNPTGGKAFKVFAVI